In Hyphomicrobiales bacterium, a single window of DNA contains:
- a CDS encoding DMT family transporter: MKPQHNTLKAIALILTAMAVLPFIDVCAKYLGQLGIPVAQMVWARFFFGSLFTLPLVLRAAGTDALKPVNPLFNSLRALFLILGTAFFFTALKFLPIADTVAIYFVQPLLITALSPLVLKEKVGVRRWSMVMVGFLGVMIIIRPGLQAFNWGVVFALLSGLCSACYYLMTRFLAGRAPAIVTTFQTSVIGAIPLSLMMLWQWEPSNAHVWMLMLVLAAAAITGHALITRAYDFAEASLLSPFNYTEMIMAVIVGWYFFNDFPDVWTFVGVAILISCAFYISLRERAKGVAARTAEGQAVIG; encoded by the coding sequence TTGAAACCGCAACACAATACGCTCAAGGCCATTGCGCTGATCCTGACGGCCATGGCCGTGCTGCCGTTCATTGACGTCTGCGCGAAATACCTTGGCCAGCTCGGCATTCCGGTGGCACAGATGGTGTGGGCGCGGTTCTTCTTCGGCTCACTGTTCACGCTGCCGCTGGTTTTGCGTGCCGCGGGCACTGATGCGTTGAAGCCCGTGAACCCGTTGTTCAACAGCCTGCGCGCCCTCTTCCTCATCTTGGGCACGGCCTTCTTCTTCACGGCTCTGAAGTTCCTGCCCATTGCCGATACGGTGGCGATTTATTTCGTGCAGCCGTTGCTGATTACCGCGCTTTCTCCACTGGTGCTGAAAGAGAAGGTGGGTGTGCGGCGCTGGAGCATGGTGATGGTTGGTTTCCTGGGCGTGATGATCATCATCCGCCCCGGGCTGCAGGCCTTCAACTGGGGCGTGGTGTTTGCCCTGCTCTCCGGCCTGTGTTCAGCCTGCTACTATCTCATGACGCGCTTCCTGGCCGGGCGGGCGCCTGCCATTGTCACCACTTTCCAGACGAGCGTGATCGGCGCCATTCCGCTAAGCCTCATGATGCTGTGGCAGTGGGAGCCCTCGAACGCCCATGTGTGGATGCTGATGCTCGTGCTTGCGGCGGCGGCCATCACCGGCCACGCCTTGATCACCCGGGCCTATGATTTCGCCGAGGCGTCGCTGCTCTCGCCGTTCAACTACACCGAGATGATCATGGCGGTAATCGTGGGCTGGTATTTCTTCAACGATTTCCCGGACGTGTGGACATTCGTGGGAGTTGCCATCCTGATCAGCTGCGCGTTCTACATCTCACTCCGGGAACGCGCCAAGGGCGTCGCTGCAAGGACTGCCGAAGGTCAGGCTGTTATCGGATGA
- a CDS encoding GcvT family protein, whose product MKSHARVVIVGGGIMGVGLLYHLALEGWTDIVLIEKGELTSGSTWHAAGQCPHFNGSLNMTKVHLYGTQLYPQLEKLTGQAVSWHGCGGLRLATTDEELNWLKYVYGISKLAGYEGEIIGPSEIKQYHPYLETFGVKAAFRTVTDGHVAPADVTNAMATGARNLGATIYRRTQVTDIKHLPNGEWRVFTDQGTIDCEHVVNSAGSYCDVVASWTGHLAPIANMLHQYILTEPLQELVDLKMELPVVRDPYSHAYLREETNGVLVGPYETATAHTCWDGRPPRWDYESELEPNELDRIMPWLEKATERLPLFGKSGIKSIISGAITHTPDGVYLSGPAHGAKNYWMHCGASIGICQGGGAGKYLAQWMVHGQAEINMREFDPRRFGPWATKDYTAEVSVTDYHHMYYCYKPAEQHAVGRNLRTSALHDTLARHGAQFAQIFGWERARWYDRSGEGERYSFRRSNWWNAVKDEAMAVRERVGLMDLSTFAKFEVKGRDAFAFLNRICANKVPEKDGGIILTHLLNANGFIESELTITRLAADHFYVLSAAAAQLYDMDQLTWRMSDADDVSITDVTDDYGVLILAGPKSRDVLKTVTDTDLSSPSFRWLTAKTRTVAGVDGVRLLRMTYVGELGWELHVPRAGMQAVFDALMKAGAPHGLSLFGTYAMNSLRMEKGYRGWGSELTAEIDMFEASMERFIRLDKPDFTGKTASLSRRQKGPRMKLVYMSVDNTDSDCVGNEPVYRDGKVVGVTTSGAFGHATGKSLAFAYVPPDATAEGTAFDIMMFGEMRKARIISESIWDPDNARIRV is encoded by the coding sequence ATGAAATCGCATGCGCGGGTGGTCATTGTCGGGGGCGGCATCATGGGCGTGGGGTTGCTGTATCACCTCGCGCTGGAGGGCTGGACTGACATCGTGCTGATCGAGAAGGGCGAGCTGACGTCGGGTTCCACCTGGCACGCGGCGGGGCAATGTCCGCACTTCAACGGTTCGCTGAACATGACGAAGGTGCATCTCTATGGCACGCAGCTCTACCCGCAGTTGGAGAAGCTCACCGGGCAGGCTGTGTCCTGGCATGGCTGCGGCGGCCTGAGGCTGGCCACCACGGACGAAGAGCTGAACTGGCTGAAATACGTCTATGGCATCTCGAAGCTCGCCGGATACGAAGGCGAGATCATCGGACCCTCGGAGATCAAGCAGTATCACCCCTATCTCGAAACCTTCGGGGTCAAGGCCGCCTTCCGCACGGTGACCGACGGCCACGTGGCGCCCGCCGATGTCACCAATGCCATGGCGACGGGCGCGCGCAACCTCGGCGCCACCATCTACCGGCGCACGCAGGTGACCGACATCAAGCACCTGCCCAATGGCGAATGGCGCGTATTCACCGACCAGGGCACCATCGATTGCGAGCATGTCGTGAACAGCGCCGGTTCCTATTGCGACGTGGTGGCCTCGTGGACAGGCCATCTCGCCCCCATCGCCAACATGCTGCACCAGTACATCCTCACCGAGCCCTTGCAGGAACTCGTGGACCTGAAGATGGAATTGCCGGTGGTGCGCGACCCCTACTCCCACGCCTATCTGCGCGAGGAAACCAACGGCGTTCTGGTCGGCCCTTATGAAACGGCGACGGCCCACACCTGTTGGGACGGCCGGCCGCCGCGCTGGGATTATGAAAGCGAGCTCGAACCCAATGAGCTCGACCGCATCATGCCGTGGCTGGAGAAGGCGACGGAACGCCTGCCGCTGTTCGGCAAGTCCGGCATCAAGTCCATCATCTCCGGCGCCATCACGCACACGCCGGACGGTGTCTACCTCTCCGGCCCCGCCCATGGAGCGAAGAACTACTGGATGCACTGCGGCGCATCGATCGGCATCTGCCAGGGAGGCGGTGCGGGCAAGTATCTGGCGCAGTGGATGGTGCACGGCCAGGCCGAGATCAACATGCGCGAATTCGATCCGCGCCGCTTCGGGCCGTGGGCGACGAAGGACTACACGGCGGAGGTTTCCGTCACCGACTATCATCACATGTATTACTGCTACAAGCCGGCGGAGCAGCATGCGGTGGGCCGCAACCTCCGCACCTCGGCCTTGCACGACACGCTGGCCCGGCATGGCGCGCAGTTCGCGCAGATCTTCGGCTGGGAACGGGCCCGCTGGTATGACCGCTCCGGTGAGGGCGAACGCTATTCCTTCCGCCGCTCCAACTGGTGGAACGCCGTGAAGGACGAGGCCATGGCGGTGCGCGAGCGTGTGGGCCTCATGGACCTCTCGACCTTCGCCAAGTTCGAGGTGAAGGGCCGCGATGCCTTCGCCTTCCTCAACCGCATCTGCGCCAACAAGGTGCCCGAAAAGGATGGCGGCATCATCCTTACGCATCTCCTCAACGCGAATGGATTCATCGAGAGCGAACTTACCATCACGCGATTGGCGGCGGACCATTTCTATGTTCTGTCGGCGGCCGCGGCGCAATTGTACGACATGGACCAGTTGACCTGGCGCATGTCGGACGCGGACGATGTCAGCATTACGGACGTGACGGATGACTACGGCGTTCTGATCCTCGCGGGTCCGAAATCGCGTGATGTGCTCAAGACCGTCACCGACACTGATCTTTCCTCGCCGTCCTTCCGCTGGCTCACCGCCAAGACGCGGACCGTGGCGGGTGTGGATGGCGTTCGTCTGCTGCGCATGACCTATGTGGGCGAACTGGGCTGGGAACTGCACGTGCCCCGCGCCGGCATGCAGGCGGTGTTCGATGCCCTCATGAAGGCGGGTGCGCCGCACGGCCTCAGCCTGTTTGGCACTTATGCGATGAACTCGCTCCGCATGGAGAAGGGTTATCGCGGCTGGGGCTCGGAACTCACGGCCGAGATCGACATGTTCGAAGCGTCGATGGAGCGCTTCATTCGTCTCGACAAACCGGACTTCACCGGCAAGACGGCCAGCCTGTCGCGCCGGCAGAAGGGCCCGCGCATGAAGCTCGTCTACATGAGCGTGGACAACACCGATTCAGACTGCGTGGGCAACGAGCCCGTCTACCGGGATGGCAAGGTGGTGGGCGTCACAACCTCCGGCGCCTTCGGCCACGCGACGGGAAAGTCGCTCGCCTTCGCCTATGTGCCGCCCGACGCCACGGCGGAAGGAACCGCGTTCGATATCATGATGTTTGGAGAGATGCGGAAGGCACGCATCATCTCCGAAAGCATCTGGGATCCGGACAACGCCCGCATCCGGGTCTGA
- a CDS encoding RNA methyltransferase produces MQPISSLQNPTIKLVRSLSDKKGRRESGLFMAEGRAMLERAMDQGWVPEHVIATKPPHLWDEVRPLIVTDKLMGELSGQNNPHDVLAAFRTKVQPHPAKNGRWLALEEIRDPGNLGTIIRTADAAGASGIILIGDCCDPFAPECVRATTGSIFAVPLVKMKVDGFADFARAFTGDVVGTAMTAKTDFRRPYSGDCLVVLGSESRGLSQPISKACKTLVRIPMKAGVESLNVATAAALMVYQAMG; encoded by the coding sequence ATGCAGCCGATTTCCTCCCTCCAGAATCCAACCATCAAGCTGGTCCGTTCCCTCTCCGACAAGAAGGGGCGGCGCGAGTCCGGCCTGTTCATGGCGGAAGGCCGCGCCATGCTGGAACGGGCCATGGACCAGGGTTGGGTGCCCGAGCATGTGATCGCCACCAAGCCGCCCCACCTGTGGGACGAGGTGCGGCCGCTCATCGTCACCGACAAACTGATGGGCGAACTTTCCGGCCAGAACAACCCGCATGACGTGCTGGCCGCGTTCAGGACCAAGGTGCAGCCGCACCCCGCCAAGAACGGGCGCTGGCTGGCGCTGGAGGAAATCCGCGACCCCGGCAATCTCGGCACCATCATCCGCACGGCGGATGCGGCGGGCGCGTCGGGCATCATCCTCATCGGCGATTGCTGCGATCCCTTTGCGCCGGAATGCGTGCGCGCCACCACGGGTTCAATCTTCGCGGTGCCTCTGGTGAAGATGAAGGTGGACGGCTTTGCCGACTTCGCCAGGGCCTTCACGGGCGATGTAGTTGGCACGGCGATGACCGCAAAGACTGATTTCCGACGTCCCTACAGTGGCGACTGCCTGGTGGTTTTGGGCTCCGAATCGCGCGGTCTTTCACAGCCGATATCAAAGGCTTGCAAGACCCTGGTGAGAATTCCCATGAAGGCCGGCGTGGAGAGCCTCAACGTCGCCACGGCGGCGGCGCTGATGGTCTATCAGGCGATGGGTTGA
- a CDS encoding molybdopterin-dependent oxidoreductase, translating to MNIHAKPNIKTGISVCPHDCPSACALEVEVLDENTIGRVRGAKENSYTLGVVCEKVARYSERIHHPERLLHPLKRVGPKGSGSFARITWDEAMDEIARRFLAIESDHGSEAIWPYWYAGTMGFVMRDGIERLTHVKNYSRMYGTFCIALSWPGFAAGVGAIRGVDAREMQKSDLIVVWGGNPVNTQVNVMTHVGIARKQRGARLAVIDVYETGTMKQADYGYILRPGTDGALACAVMHVLFRDGHADWDYLRRYTDDPEGLQAHLHTRTPAWAAGITGLSVEKIEELAHLIGTTKRSFFRIGYGFSRSRNGSANMHAVTSIPAVTGAWQHEGGGALHSNSGMYKWNKSFLTAKAEARPGIRTMDQCRVGEVLCGNPQDLQGGPPVKAIFIQNTNPVSVAPDQTRVKQGFARDDLFTVVHEQFLTETARYADIVLPATMFLEHDDIYQGGGHSHIMFGRKLVNAPGECRSNHEVLGDLARRVGARHDGFAMTPRELIDRTLKDSGRRGFDDLDAENWFDVQTDFETSHFLKGFAHADGKYHFRADWKKAASIVSTMGALGPWHDMPVFPDHWAVTDPVSPETPFRMTTSPARTFLNSSFNETPGSRKREGGPSLQIHPDDLASTGAGDGDMLRVGNARGEVILQARASTGQQRGVLIAEGIWKNEDHESGCGINSLTGADQPAPAGGGAFHDIAVWVKRR from the coding sequence ATGAACATCCACGCCAAGCCGAACATCAAGACCGGAATTTCCGTTTGTCCGCATGATTGCCCGAGCGCCTGCGCGCTGGAGGTGGAAGTGCTGGACGAGAACACCATCGGCCGTGTGCGGGGCGCCAAGGAGAACAGCTACACCCTCGGCGTCGTCTGCGAGAAGGTGGCGCGCTATTCCGAACGCATCCACCATCCCGAACGACTGCTGCATCCCTTGAAGCGCGTCGGCCCCAAGGGATCGGGTAGTTTCGCCCGCATCACCTGGGACGAGGCGATGGACGAAATCGCCCGCCGCTTCCTGGCAATCGAATCCGATCACGGCAGCGAGGCGATCTGGCCCTATTGGTATGCGGGAACCATGGGCTTCGTCATGCGCGACGGCATCGAACGCCTGACGCACGTGAAGAACTATTCCCGCATGTATGGCACCTTCTGCATCGCGCTCAGCTGGCCGGGCTTTGCCGCAGGCGTGGGCGCCATCCGCGGCGTTGATGCACGCGAGATGCAGAAGTCCGATCTCATTGTCGTGTGGGGCGGAAACCCAGTGAACACGCAGGTGAACGTGATGACCCACGTCGGCATCGCCCGCAAGCAGCGCGGCGCCAGGCTGGCGGTGATCGACGTTTACGAAACCGGCACCATGAAGCAGGCCGACTACGGCTACATCCTCCGCCCCGGCACCGATGGCGCGCTGGCCTGCGCCGTGATGCATGTGCTGTTCCGCGACGGCCATGCGGACTGGGACTATCTCCGCCGTTACACCGACGATCCCGAAGGCCTGCAGGCGCACCTGCACACCCGAACGCCCGCATGGGCCGCCGGCATCACGGGTCTGAGCGTGGAGAAGATCGAGGAGCTGGCGCACCTCATCGGCACGACCAAGCGCAGCTTCTTCCGCATCGGCTACGGCTTCTCCCGCTCGCGCAACGGCTCGGCCAACATGCACGCCGTCACCTCCATTCCAGCCGTCACCGGCGCATGGCAGCATGAGGGCGGCGGCGCACTCCATTCCAACAGCGGCATGTACAAGTGGAACAAATCGTTCCTCACCGCCAAGGCGGAGGCCAGGCCCGGCATCCGCACCATGGACCAGTGCCGCGTGGGCGAGGTGCTGTGCGGCAATCCGCAGGACCTGCAAGGCGGACCGCCGGTGAAGGCGATCTTCATCCAGAACACCAACCCGGTCTCCGTGGCGCCAGACCAGACGCGGGTGAAGCAGGGCTTCGCGCGCGACGACCTGTTCACGGTGGTGCACGAGCAGTTCCTCACGGAAACCGCCCGCTACGCCGACATCGTGCTGCCCGCCACGATGTTCCTGGAACACGATGACATCTACCAGGGCGGCGGCCACAGCCACATCATGTTCGGCCGCAAGCTGGTGAACGCACCGGGCGAATGCCGCAGCAATCACGAGGTGCTGGGCGATCTTGCCCGGCGCGTCGGCGCCCGCCACGACGGCTTCGCCATGACGCCGCGCGAATTGATCGACCGGACCTTGAAGGATTCGGGCCGGCGCGGCTTTGACGATCTCGACGCCGAGAACTGGTTCGATGTGCAGACCGATTTCGAGACGTCGCACTTCCTCAAGGGCTTTGCCCACGCCGACGGCAAGTATCACTTCCGCGCCGACTGGAAGAAGGCCGCAAGCATCGTCTCAACCATGGGCGCGCTCGGGCCGTGGCACGACATGCCGGTTTTCCCGGACCATTGGGCGGTGACGGATCCTGTGTCCCCGGAGACACCGTTCCGCATGACCACCAGCCCGGCCCGCACCTTCCTCAATTCCTCGTTCAACGAAACGCCAGGCTCCCGCAAGCGCGAGGGCGGACCCTCGTTGCAGATTCATCCGGACGACCTCGCGAGCACTGGGGCAGGGGATGGCGACATGCTGCGCGTGGGCAACGCGCGTGGCGAGGTCATATTGCAGGCGCGCGCCAGCACTGGCCAGCAACGCGGCGTGCTGATCGCGGAAGGCATCTGGAAGAACGAGGATCACGAGTCGGGCTGCGGCATCAACAGCCTCACGGGTGCCGACCAGCCCGCGCCCGCCGGCGGCGGCGCCTTCCACGACATCGCCGTGTGGGTGAAGCGGAGATAG
- a CDS encoding nucleoside hydrolase, whose translation MPKLPIIIDTDPGQDDALAIMLALASPELDVIGITAVAGNVPLALTEKNARKICELSGKPGTKVFAGAIRPMVQSLVTAEHVHGRTGLDGPVLPEPAMPLQPQHGVDFIIETLMTRPAGTVTLCTLGPLTNVALALVKEPRIASRIKRIVAMGGGFFEGGNVTPAAEFNIYVDPHAARICLSSDIPFTLIPLDCTHQALTTAKRVARFRAMKNKSGPACADLLEFFERFDEQKYGTDGGPLHDPCVIAWLLQPGLFTSRDVNVVVECESSLTMGMTVIDWWRVTDRKANATVCRGINADGFFNLLSERIETLA comes from the coding sequence ATGCCGAAACTTCCCATCATCATCGACACGGACCCCGGCCAGGACGATGCACTTGCCATCATGCTGGCGCTGGCCTCGCCGGAACTCGATGTCATCGGCATCACCGCCGTCGCCGGAAACGTGCCGCTGGCACTCACCGAAAAGAACGCCCGCAAGATTTGTGAGCTCTCAGGCAAGCCCGGGACCAAGGTGTTCGCTGGCGCCATCCGGCCCATGGTGCAGAGCCTCGTCACCGCCGAACATGTGCATGGCCGCACGGGGCTGGATGGCCCGGTCCTGCCCGAGCCCGCCATGCCGCTGCAACCGCAACATGGTGTGGACTTCATCATCGAAACGCTGATGACGCGCCCTGCCGGCACGGTGACACTGTGCACGCTCGGGCCGCTGACCAACGTGGCGCTGGCGCTGGTGAAGGAGCCACGCATCGCCTCCCGCATCAAGCGCATCGTCGCCATGGGCGGCGGCTTCTTCGAAGGCGGCAACGTGACGCCAGCGGCAGAGTTCAACATCTACGTGGACCCACATGCGGCGCGCATCTGCCTCTCGTCCGACATTCCCTTTACGCTCATTCCGCTGGATTGCACCCATCAGGCGCTCACCACGGCCAAGCGCGTGGCGCGGTTCCGCGCCATGAAGAACAAGTCGGGGCCCGCTTGCGCTGATCTGCTGGAGTTCTTCGAGCGCTTCGACGAACAGAAATACGGCACCGATGGTGGCCCGCTGCATGACCCTTGCGTGATCGCATGGCTGTTGCAGCCCGGCCTTTTCACCTCGCGGGATGTGAATGTCGTGGTGGAATGCGAGAGCAGTCTCACCATGGGTATGACGGTGATCGACTGGTGGCGGGTGACGGACCGGAAGGCCAATGCCACGGTCTGCCGCGGCATCAATGCCGACGGGTTCTTCAACCTGTTGTCGGAGCGGATCGAGACGCTGGCTTAG
- a CDS encoding YafY family transcriptional regulator — protein MRRADRLLRIIQILRRHRRPVRGQSMSEELEVSLRTLYRDIADLVADGVPIRGEAGIGYVLGQGYDLPPLMFTTDEVEAVMLGLRWVMRRGDPDLVRAAQDAVAKVATVLPEELRPVFSDASLIVPPSWRMIEDTVDVAPLRRAIREQRKVRISYSNESGIASERVIWPFAISYFDAQRLIVSWCELRGAFRTFRTDRMVEAEVLADKYRERRAVLLKRWSEEQGVSAE, from the coding sequence ATGAGACGCGCTGACCGATTGCTCCGCATCATCCAGATTCTCCGCCGGCACCGCCGCCCGGTGCGGGGGCAAAGCATGTCCGAGGAACTGGAGGTCTCGCTCCGTACCCTTTATCGCGACATTGCCGACCTGGTGGCGGATGGCGTTCCCATCCGTGGCGAGGCCGGCATCGGCTATGTGCTGGGCCAGGGTTACGACCTGCCGCCGCTCATGTTCACCACCGACGAGGTGGAAGCGGTAATGCTGGGCCTGCGCTGGGTGATGCGGCGCGGCGACCCTGACCTGGTGCGCGCCGCGCAGGACGCCGTCGCCAAGGTTGCCACGGTCCTGCCGGAGGAATTGCGTCCGGTCTTTTCCGATGCCTCTCTCATCGTGCCACCCTCGTGGCGCATGATCGAGGACACGGTCGACGTGGCCCCGTTGCGCCGCGCCATTCGCGAGCAGCGCAAGGTGCGGATCAGTTACAGCAACGAGTCCGGCATCGCCAGCGAACGGGTGATCTGGCCCTTCGCCATCTCCTATTTCGATGCACAGCGCCTGATTGTGAGCTGGTGCGAATTGCGCGGCGCCTTCCGCACTTTCCGCACCGATCGCATGGTGGAAGCTGAAGTCCTCGCCGACAAATACCGCGAGCGGCGCGCCGTGCTGCTGAAGCGCTGGTCGGAAGAGCAGGGCGTCTCAGCCGAGTGA
- a CDS encoding phosphoribosylglycinamide formyltransferase: MRRKRTGVLISGRGSNMKALVEAARAPDYPAEIVHVVSNIADAPGLGFAQSQGISTHVVNHRDYPSREAYDAALSAHLTSQDLDIICCAGFMRILTPAFIHDWEGRILNIHPSLLPAYKGLHTHERALADGATEHGATVHLVTAELDGGPIVAQAKVPVLPGDTADSLAARVLAVEHPLYVKALAQLARSLG, translated from the coding sequence ATGAGACGCAAGCGCACCGGCGTCCTCATCTCCGGGCGCGGGTCCAACATGAAGGCGCTGGTGGAAGCGGCGCGCGCGCCGGATTATCCGGCGGAGATCGTTCATGTGGTTTCCAATATCGCCGATGCACCGGGCCTCGGCTTCGCGCAATCACAGGGCATTTCCACCCACGTCGTGAACCACCGGGACTACCCCAGCCGCGAGGCCTATGACGCGGCGCTGAGTGCCCATCTCACGTCGCAGGACCTGGACATCATCTGCTGTGCCGGTTTCATGCGCATTCTCACGCCCGCTTTCATCCATGATTGGGAGGGGCGCATTCTCAACATCCATCCCTCGCTGCTTCCCGCATACAAGGGCCTGCACACCCATGAGCGCGCCCTTGCCGACGGCGCGACGGAGCACGGTGCCACCGTTCATCTTGTCACGGCGGAACTTGATGGCGGCCCCATCGTGGCACAGGCGAAGGTGCCCGTGCTTCCCGGCGACACGGCGGACTCTCTCGCTGCGCGCGTACTTGCCGTGGAGCATCCGCTCTACGTGAAGGCGCTGGCGCAATTGGCGCGCTCACTCGGCTGA
- a CDS encoding phosphoribosylformylglycinamidine cyclo-ligase: MSGSKQAFPKAKTNGLTYADAGVDITAGNDLVSAIKPLAKSTRRKGANAALGGFGGLFDLKACGYRDPVLVAANDGVGTKLKLAIDSGIHRGVGIDLVAMSVNDLVVQGAEPLFFLDYYATGKLDVAAAREVIAGIADGCRQAGCALIGGETAEMPGMYHGGDYDLAGFAVGAVERKKILPAATVKAGDVILGLASSGPHSNGYSLIRRIVEQSGLALTSKAPFANATLAGALLTPTRIYVKALLKVLKKGTAIKALAHITGGGFTENIPRVLPKNTVAAIDLSAVPYPSVFRWLAETGGVAEREMLRTFNCGVGMIVVVAAKDAKAVTTQLKRAGETVVPLGTIRSRKGKEEQVSYSGTLGA; the protein is encoded by the coding sequence ATGAGCGGCAGCAAACAAGCGTTTCCAAAGGCAAAAACCAATGGTTTGACCTATGCCGATGCGGGTGTGGATATCACCGCCGGCAACGACCTGGTGAGTGCCATCAAGCCACTCGCGAAGTCCACGCGGCGCAAGGGTGCCAACGCGGCACTGGGCGGCTTCGGCGGATTGTTCGACCTCAAGGCCTGCGGCTACCGCGACCCCGTGCTGGTAGCAGCCAATGACGGCGTGGGCACCAAGCTGAAACTTGCGATCGATTCCGGCATTCACCGCGGCGTGGGCATCGACCTCGTCGCCATGTCGGTGAACGACCTCGTGGTGCAGGGCGCGGAGCCGCTGTTCTTTCTCGACTACTATGCCACGGGCAAGCTCGACGTGGCGGCGGCGCGCGAGGTGATCGCGGGGATTGCCGACGGTTGCAGGCAAGCGGGCTGCGCGTTGATCGGCGGAGAAACCGCCGAGATGCCCGGCATGTATCACGGCGGCGACTATGACCTCGCTGGCTTTGCCGTGGGTGCGGTGGAACGCAAGAAAATCCTTCCCGCCGCAACCGTGAAGGCGGGCGACGTTATCCTCGGCCTTGCATCCAGCGGGCCGCACTCCAATGGCTATTCCCTCATCCGCCGCATCGTGGAGCAGAGCGGGCTTGCGCTGACGAGCAAGGCTCCCTTCGCCAATGCCACGCTGGCCGGGGCGTTGCTCACGCCCACGCGCATCTATGTGAAGGCGCTCCTCAAGGTGTTGAAGAAGGGCACGGCGATCAAGGCGCTGGCCCACATCACCGGCGGTGGCTTCACCGAGAACATTCCCCGCGTGCTGCCGAAGAACACGGTGGCGGCCATTGATCTCTCGGCGGTGCCCTATCCTTCCGTCTTCCGCTGGCTGGCGGAAACGGGCGGCGTGGCGGAGCGCGAGATGCTGCGCACCTTCAATTGCGGCGTCGGCATGATTGTCGTCGTTGCGGCGAAAGACGCAAAGGCTGTAACAACGCAATTGAAGCGGGCTGGCGAAACGGTGGTGCCACTCGGCACCATCCGCAGCCGCAAGGGCAAGGAAGAGCAAGTCTCCTATTCCGGTACCCTCGGCGCATGA
- a CDS encoding DUF2066 domain-containing protein, which yields MGTTLKRPVLLLLAGLLWLLAQLPAQAAGPVETSIFAVQGVAVDVTDTDAATAKNKALVEVQVKAFRTLAERLGNAEIVAEVEGMETKSILPYLRSLSIEEESISPGRYQGKLTVRFLPEKIKAFYSNHGIRVSSQQGPAFLVLPMWKSANGPQLWEDNPWRQAWINLRAEQSQVPIIVPLGDLDDSEIMSAQDVLSGDEVKLEAMRRRYDVKAVLIAFAEPTDDGGIKATMNGNTPLGKITFDKVYRADSGDLRESAELATKRFHQVMIEKFRSDSSRQASGDGVAARRQSLQVAVPFGGPSEWNRLRSQILSTPGVVGLDVASLGGDGAVVKLTVMGDMDSIEGRFRTSGLQLFRSGESWVIQPL from the coding sequence ATGGGGACAACTCTCAAACGACCGGTTCTGCTGCTCCTCGCAGGGCTGCTCTGGCTTCTCGCTCAACTGCCTGCCCAGGCCGCGGGGCCTGTGGAGACCAGCATTTTTGCCGTGCAGGGCGTTGCCGTCGACGTGACCGACACCGATGCCGCCACCGCCAAGAACAAGGCGCTCGTGGAGGTGCAGGTGAAGGCATTCCGCACCCTGGCCGAACGCCTGGGCAATGCTGAAATCGTGGCCGAGGTCGAAGGCATGGAGACGAAATCCATCCTCCCATACCTGCGCTCCTTGTCGATCGAGGAGGAAAGCATCAGCCCCGGCCGCTACCAGGGCAAGCTGACGGTCCGTTTCCTGCCGGAGAAGATCAAGGCCTTCTATTCGAACCACGGCATCCGCGTGTCGTCGCAGCAGGGACCGGCCTTCCTTGTGCTGCCCATGTGGAAATCCGCCAACGGCCCGCAACTGTGGGAGGACAATCCCTGGCGTCAGGCGTGGATCAACCTGCGCGCCGAACAATCCCAGGTTCCGATCATTGTGCCTCTGGGCGATCTGGATGACAGCGAGATCATGTCGGCGCAGGATGTGCTTTCCGGCGACGAGGTGAAGCTTGAAGCCATGCGCCGCCGCTATGACGTGAAGGCCGTGCTGATTGCCTTCGCCGAGCCCACCGACGACGGTGGCATCAAGGCCACGATGAACGGCAACACGCCCCTCGGCAAGATCACCTTCGACAAGGTCTATCGCGCCGACAGCGGCGACCTGCGCGAATCCGCGGAGCTTGCCACGAAGCGCTTCCATCAGGTGATGATCGAGAAATTCCGCTCGGATTCCAGCCGTCAGGCATCGGGGGACGGCGTTGCTGCCCGCCGCCAGTCGTTGCAGGTGGCCGTGCCCTTCGGCGGCCCTTCGGAGTGGAATCGCCTGCGCTCGCAGATCCTGTCCACACCTGGTGTCGTCGGTTTGGACGTGGCATCGCTCGGTGGCGATGGTGCTGTCGTCAAGTTGACCGTGATGGGCGACATGGACTCGATTGAAGGCCGTTTCCGCACCAGTGGCCTGCAACTCTTCCGGAGTGGGGAGTCATGGGTCATCCAGCCGCTGTGA